The following proteins are encoded in a genomic region of Pseudodesulfovibrio mercurii:
- the fliQ gene encoding flagellar biosynthesis protein FliQ, whose product MTPEFVVGFARQAIEMTLIISLPMLGIGMIVGIFISIIQAATQIQEMTLTMVPKIIAIFLALLLAFPWIMDKMTAYTTNLFLNLPNYIR is encoded by the coding sequence ATGACACCGGAATTCGTCGTCGGATTCGCCAGACAGGCCATCGAGATGACCCTGATCATCTCCCTGCCCATGCTCGGCATCGGCATGATTGTGGGCATCTTCATCTCCATCATCCAGGCCGCCACCCAGATCCAGGAGATGACCCTGACCATGGTGCCCAAGATCATCGCCATCTTCCTGGCCCTGCTCCTGGCCTTCCCCTGGATCATGGACAAGATGACCGCGTACACCACCAATCTCTTCCTGAACCTGCCCAACTACATCCGCTAG
- a CDS encoding twin-arginine translocation signal domain-containing protein yields MSSEALNRRDFLKLGALAGAAAAITALPVRAQAAPSAVTLDECLAMTPEAMADASGPVSASWESILQAAAAIRNPALRAQVREILNNPAPTVTKGIGASEKQAIHKELAAKGLIKDVSEADFLPPSADPANAPQPFRSAPGSGYSSHHAYPGGLCTHTGLNTRVSMALYDGYREVYDYMLDRDVVIAAQLLHDLHKPWVFQWNADGESRTERSLAGTGEHHPLGVAESIHRGVPAEVVVAQACAHNHPRTEQDEAQVVGWLTAASIIAGVDPVAYGLLAADGRTLPLPRRQEGFVTHLGDHDWVLTVPANQWVLPVLEKVAVRDYKISQADLKAKPFKQFRNYVYSQATIMSLYETYAAQGEPELVRTIHAIVTPA; encoded by the coding sequence ATGTCTTCCGAAGCTCTTAATCGTCGTGATTTCCTGAAACTGGGGGCCCTGGCCGGGGCCGCCGCCGCGATCACCGCCCTGCCCGTGCGCGCCCAGGCCGCCCCGTCCGCCGTGACCCTGGACGAGTGTCTGGCCATGACTCCCGAGGCCATGGCCGACGCCTCGGGCCCGGTGTCCGCCTCCTGGGAGTCCATCCTCCAGGCCGCCGCGGCCATCCGCAACCCGGCCCTGCGCGCCCAGGTCCGGGAAATCCTGAACAACCCCGCGCCCACCGTCACCAAGGGTATCGGCGCGTCCGAGAAGCAGGCCATCCACAAGGAGCTGGCCGCCAAGGGGCTGATCAAGGACGTCTCCGAGGCCGACTTCCTGCCGCCCTCGGCCGACCCGGCCAACGCGCCCCAGCCCTTCCGCTCCGCGCCCGGCTCCGGCTATTCCAGCCACCACGCCTACCCCGGCGGGCTGTGCACCCACACCGGCCTGAACACCCGCGTGTCCATGGCCCTGTACGACGGCTACCGCGAGGTCTACGACTACATGCTCGACCGCGACGTGGTCATCGCCGCCCAGCTCCTGCACGACCTGCACAAGCCCTGGGTCTTCCAGTGGAACGCGGACGGCGAGTCCCGCACCGAGCGCTCCCTGGCCGGAACCGGCGAGCACCACCCCCTGGGCGTGGCCGAGTCCATCCACCGGGGCGTCCCGGCCGAGGTCGTCGTGGCCCAGGCCTGCGCCCACAACCACCCGCGCACCGAACAGGACGAGGCCCAAGTGGTCGGCTGGCTGACCGCCGCGTCCATCATCGCGGGCGTCGATCCCGTGGCCTACGGCCTGCTCGCCGCCGACGGCAGGACCCTGCCCCTGCCCCGCCGCCAGGAAGGGTTCGTCACCCACCTCGGCGACCACGACTGGGTCCTGACCGTGCCCGCCAACCAGTGGGTCCTGCCCGTCCTCGAAAAGGTGGCCGTGCGCGACTACAAAATCTCCCAGGCCGACCTCAAGGCCAAGCCGTTCAAGCAGTTCCGCAACTACGTCTACTCCCAGGCGACCATCATGTCCCTGTACGAAACCTACGCCGCCCAGGGCGAACCCGAACTCGTCCGCACCATCCACGCCATCGTCACCCCCGCCTAA
- a CDS encoding motility protein A: MDLGTIIGIVLSFGLVLSAIMTGSSLIIFVSVPSLLIVVGGTIGAGLVNYPMNYVIGVIGVIKNTFFSSLDSPAEVIDRFKDYANRARREGILSLEPLIKEIDDDYMRKGLQLTVDGLEPQTIQEILETEISYLAERHATGADVVSALGTLAPAMGMIGTVIGLVQMLQTMSDPSSIGPAMAVALLTTLYGAIIANLVLMPMAGKLKARSKEEVLLREMIMEGILSISKGENPRIIEEKLNSYLPPKDRIVSD; the protein is encoded by the coding sequence ATGGATCTGGGTACCATAATCGGCATCGTCCTCTCCTTCGGACTGGTCCTGTCGGCCATCATGACGGGCTCCAGCCTGATCATCTTCGTGTCCGTGCCCTCCCTGCTCATCGTGGTGGGCGGCACCATCGGGGCCGGATTGGTCAACTACCCCATGAACTACGTCATCGGCGTCATCGGGGTCATCAAGAACACCTTCTTTTCCAGTCTGGACTCCCCGGCCGAGGTCATCGACCGCTTCAAGGACTACGCCAACCGCGCCCGCCGCGAGGGCATCCTGTCGCTTGAGCCGCTCATCAAGGAGATCGACGACGACTACATGCGCAAGGGGCTGCAGCTGACCGTGGACGGCCTGGAGCCCCAGACAATCCAGGAGATCCTGGAGACCGAGATCTCCTACCTGGCCGAGCGGCACGCCACCGGCGCGGACGTGGTCTCGGCCCTGGGCACCCTGGCCCCGGCCATGGGCATGATCGGCACGGTCATCGGCCTGGTCCAGATGCTCCAGACCATGAGCGACCCGTCCTCCATCGGCCCGGCCATGGCCGTGGCCCTCCTGACCACCCTGTACGGGGCGATCATCGCCAACCTCGTGCTCATGCCCATGGCGGGCAAGCTCAAGGCGCGCAGCAAGGAGGAGGTCCTGCTGCGCGAGATGATCATGGAGGGCATCCTGTCCATCTCCAAGGGCGAGAACCCGCGCATCATCGAGGAGAAGCTGAACAGCTACCTGCCGCCCAAGGACAGGATCGTCTCCGACTAA
- a CDS encoding YggS family pyridoxal phosphate-dependent enzyme, with translation MNERKRELAERAAEVREALAVAAGQAGRAAEDVTLVAVSKLHPASDIRDLAETGQTEFGENYVQEALDKQNELAGLNVNWHFIGGLQSNKAKYVAGKFALVHSVDSSKLAQALHKKAVSLDVVQDILIQVNIAGETQKSGITVESLPELAEAVLGMEGLRLVGLMTMPPFFDEPERARPVFARLRELRDGLEPRLGVSLPHLSMGMTGDFVPAVQEGATLVRIGTRIFGARPPRG, from the coding sequence ATGAACGAGAGAAAACGGGAACTGGCCGAACGGGCGGCCGAGGTGCGCGAGGCCCTGGCCGTGGCCGCCGGACAGGCGGGCCGCGCGGCCGAGGACGTCACCCTGGTGGCCGTGTCCAAGCTGCACCCGGCCTCGGACATCCGGGACCTGGCCGAGACCGGCCAGACCGAATTCGGCGAGAACTACGTCCAGGAGGCCCTGGACAAGCAGAACGAGTTGGCCGGGCTGAACGTCAACTGGCATTTCATCGGCGGGTTGCAGTCCAACAAGGCCAAGTACGTGGCCGGGAAGTTCGCCCTGGTGCACAGCGTGGATTCCTCCAAGCTGGCCCAGGCGTTGCATAAAAAGGCGGTGAGCCTGGACGTCGTCCAGGACATCCTGATTCAGGTGAACATTGCGGGGGAAACGCAAAAGTCCGGAATCACGGTGGAAAGCCTGCCCGAGCTGGCCGAGGCGGTCCTCGGCATGGAGGGGCTGCGGCTCGTCGGATTGATGACGATGCCGCCGTTTTTCGACGAGCCCGAGCGGGCCAGGCCGGTGTTCGCCCGGCTGCGGGAGCTGCGCGACGGGCTGGAACCGAGGCTGGGCGTGTCCCTGCCGCACCTGTCCATGGGCATGACCGGCGACTTCGTCCCGGCCGTGCAGGAGGGGGCGACGCTGGTGCGCATCGGCACGCGGATTTTCGGGGCGAGGCCGCCGCGCGGCTAA
- a CDS encoding 16S rRNA (guanine(527)-N(7))-methyltransferase RsmG: MPDTTPSRDDVLAAARSLGRDLAPDRAELLAAYLDQLMKWNRKMNLVGPSDWRTVFDRLVVDSLFLADFVTGLRLPERPLCLDFGAGAGLPGIPLRVLWQDGDYWLVEVREKRATFMKSVLGRLDLPATNVFLGRAEDALDRLSRSGHQATADLILSRAFMPWQKLLDFIHPMLRRDTERTGVAVILSNDPPPAENDIPAGWRLGDAASYPAAGTERYFWSFLVE; the protein is encoded by the coding sequence ATGCCCGATACCACCCCCTCCCGTGACGACGTGCTGGCCGCCGCGCGCAGCCTGGGCCGCGACCTGGCCCCGGACCGGGCCGAACTGCTGGCCGCGTACCTGGACCAGCTTATGAAGTGGAACCGCAAGATGAACCTGGTCGGCCCGTCCGACTGGCGGACAGTGTTCGACCGGCTGGTGGTGGATTCCCTGTTCCTGGCCGACTTCGTGACCGGGTTGCGCCTGCCCGAGCGGCCGCTGTGCCTCGACTTCGGGGCCGGGGCCGGGCTGCCCGGCATCCCCCTGCGCGTGCTCTGGCAGGACGGCGACTACTGGCTGGTGGAGGTGCGCGAGAAGCGGGCCACCTTCATGAAGAGCGTGCTCGGTCGCCTCGACCTGCCCGCCACCAACGTCTTCCTGGGTCGGGCCGAAGACGCCCTGGACCGGCTGTCCCGGTCCGGGCACCAGGCCACCGCCGACCTCATCCTCAGCCGCGCCTTCATGCCCTGGCAGAAACTCCTCGACTTCATTCACCCCATGCTCCGCCGCGACACGGAACGCACCGGCGTCGCCGTGATCCTCTCCAACGACCCGCCGCCCGCCGAAAACGACATCCCCGCGGGCTGGCGCCTCGGCGACGCGGCCAGCTACCCGGCGGCCGGGACGGAGCGCTACTTCTGGTCGTTCCTGGTCGAGTAG
- the fliO gene encoding flagellar biosynthetic protein FliO produces the protein MASPVSVGAAAPVQLPAVDSGTTILTTAGYLFLLLGVIFLAYWLLKRFGVPGALTSSGPNGPRLVNRLMLGNRQSVAVVRYRDKDLLLGVTEHNVTLLAEEEAAPEPEPAGRRSFASVLKRSAGRD, from the coding sequence TTGGCTAGCCCCGTTTCGGTCGGCGCGGCCGCCCCGGTGCAGCTTCCGGCAGTGGATTCGGGAACCACCATCCTGACCACCGCCGGTTACCTGTTCCTGCTGCTCGGCGTCATTTTTCTGGCCTACTGGCTGCTCAAACGCTTCGGCGTGCCCGGCGCGCTGACCTCCTCCGGGCCCAACGGCCCCCGGCTGGTCAACCGGCTGATGCTCGGCAACCGCCAGTCCGTGGCGGTGGTCCGCTACCGCGACAAGGATTTGCTGCTGGGCGTGACCGAGCACAACGTCACCCTGCTGGCCGAGGAGGAGGCCGCCCCGGAGCCGGAACCGGCCGGGCGCAGGTCCTTCGCCTCGGTCCTCAAGCGGAGCGCGGGCCGTGACTAG
- a CDS encoding flagellar basal body-associated FliL family protein has protein sequence MAEEALLQEEGKKKKGGLLKWIILVVLLAALGVGGWFGYKMFFAAPAEDTAAQTDAAGDPGKPAEQLEGQIVALPTFLVNLADPLGRRYLKLGVEVEVRDADAQAALTKYEAKVKDTLLLLLSSKTYEGLSTMQDKVELKQEIADRLNQIIGNGGVLRVYITEMVIQ, from the coding sequence ATGGCTGAAGAAGCACTGCTCCAGGAAGAAGGAAAAAAGAAGAAGGGCGGCCTGCTCAAGTGGATCATCCTCGTCGTCCTGCTGGCGGCGCTGGGCGTGGGCGGCTGGTTCGGCTACAAGATGTTCTTTGCCGCGCCCGCCGAGGACACGGCCGCGCAGACCGACGCCGCGGGCGACCCCGGCAAGCCCGCCGAACAGCTGGAGGGCCAGATCGTGGCCCTGCCCACGTTCCTGGTCAACCTGGCCGACCCCCTGGGTCGACGCTACCTGAAGCTCGGGGTGGAGGTGGAGGTGCGCGACGCCGACGCCCAGGCCGCCCTGACCAAGTACGAGGCCAAGGTCAAGGACACCCTGCTCCTGCTCCTGTCCAGCAAGACCTACGAGGGGTTGTCCACCATGCAGGACAAGGTGGAGCTCAAGCAGGAGATCGCCGACCGCCTGAACCAGATCATCGGCAACGGCGGGGTGCTCCGGGTCTACATCACCGAGATGGTCATTCAATAG
- the fliP gene encoding flagellar type III secretion system pore protein FliP (The bacterial flagellar biogenesis protein FliP forms a type III secretion system (T3SS)-type pore required for flagellar assembly.), which translates to MTSKRFVVLLTVLAAVLLPALAWAQAPVIPKLSMELAAGQADPQEVSTLLEILFLLTILSIAPAILLTMTSFTRIIIVFHFIRQAMGTQQMPPNQILAALAIFMTMVIMYPVGKTINETALQPYMNETINFTEALTRAQVPIRQFMFKHTREKDLSIFYSITKEPRPENKEEVPTIMLVAAYTISELKTGFTIGFLIYIPFLILDMVVASILLAMGMMMLPPVMISLPFKILLFILIDGWNLLVGSLVNTFQ; encoded by the coding sequence GTGACTAGCAAACGGTTCGTCGTCCTGCTGACGGTCCTGGCCGCCGTGCTCCTCCCGGCCCTGGCCTGGGCCCAGGCCCCGGTCATTCCCAAGCTGTCCATGGAGCTGGCCGCCGGACAGGCCGATCCCCAGGAGGTCTCGACCCTGCTCGAGATACTCTTCCTGCTGACCATCCTGTCCATCGCCCCGGCCATCCTGCTGACCATGACGTCCTTCACCCGGATCATCATCGTCTTCCACTTCATCCGCCAGGCCATGGGCACCCAGCAGATGCCGCCCAACCAGATCCTGGCCGCCCTGGCCATCTTCATGACCATGGTCATCATGTACCCGGTGGGCAAGACCATCAACGAGACCGCGCTCCAGCCGTACATGAACGAGACCATCAATTTCACCGAGGCCCTGACCAGGGCCCAGGTCCCCATCCGCCAGTTCATGTTCAAGCACACGCGCGAGAAGGACCTGTCGATCTTCTATTCCATCACCAAGGAGCCGCGCCCCGAGAACAAGGAGGAGGTCCCGACCATCATGCTGGTGGCCGCCTACACCATCTCCGAGCTCAAGACAGGCTTCACCATCGGCTTCCTGATCTACATCCCGTTCCTCATCCTGGACATGGTGGTCGCCTCCATCCTGCTGGCCATGGGCATGATGATGCTGCCGCCGGTCATGATCTCGCTGCCGTTCAAGATTCTGCTGTTCATCCTCATCGACGGCTGGAACCTGCTGGTGGGCTCCCTGGTCAACACCTTCCAGTGA
- the fliN gene encoding flagellar motor switch protein FliN yields the protein MADDQDKLAQEWADALLESGDSDPLGNLDDVTDPSEAGSADMGSDDEALADEWAAALAETEQEEVRHEKEQAFLSTQTHDYELPDMGPDAKAGSSSGKRDLDFILDIPLEVSAELGRTKLLINELLQLGQGSVVELNKLAGEPLEIYVNGKLVARGEAVVINEKFGIRLTDIISPIERVKQLG from the coding sequence ATGGCTGACGATCAGGATAAACTCGCGCAGGAATGGGCCGACGCCCTGCTCGAGAGCGGCGATTCGGACCCCCTGGGGAACCTGGACGACGTGACCGACCCCTCCGAGGCGGGCAGCGCCGACATGGGCAGCGACGACGAGGCCCTGGCCGACGAATGGGCCGCCGCCCTGGCCGAGACCGAGCAGGAGGAGGTCCGCCACGAAAAGGAGCAGGCCTTCCTGTCCACCCAGACCCACGACTACGAACTGCCCGACATGGGCCCGGACGCCAAGGCGGGCAGCTCCTCGGGCAAGCGCGACCTGGACTTCATCCTGGACATCCCGCTGGAGGTCTCGGCCGAGCTGGGCCGCACCAAGCTGCTGATCAACGAGCTGCTGCAACTGGGCCAGGGGTCCGTGGTCGAGCTGAACAAGCTGGCCGGCGAGCCGCTGGAAATCTACGTCAACGGCAAGCTGGTGGCGCGCGGCGAGGCCGTGGTCATCAACGAGAAGTTCGGCATCCGGCTGACGGACATCATCAGCCCCATCGAGCGGGTGAAGCAGCTTGGCTAG
- a CDS encoding OmpA/MotB family protein, with translation MGKKKKEAPCPPIALWLVTFSDLMTLLLTFFVLLLTMASMDNSILTKVTLTTADLGLLDKRGSGRVNAKERLIVELMEKPWEVLDKQQRIKDLLFPDDILPDEISKAELNDNLDVLAKQDGVALVFTDRILFAPGGSELSDTGKFLMARLVPMMTQTDAPINVAGYTDASDATQTPLELSGDRALAVLAFLVDKGVHDSRFSLSAYGDAFPVINELGRPVASPRNRRVEILLKTARPIGGY, from the coding sequence ATGGGCAAGAAAAAGAAGGAAGCGCCCTGCCCGCCCATCGCCCTGTGGCTGGTCACGTTCTCGGACCTGATGACCCTGCTGCTGACCTTTTTCGTCCTGCTCCTGACCATGGCCTCCATGGACAATTCCATCCTGACCAAGGTCACCCTGACCACCGCGGACCTCGGCCTGCTCGACAAGCGCGGCTCGGGCCGGGTCAACGCCAAGGAGCGGCTCATCGTCGAGCTCATGGAAAAGCCGTGGGAGGTCCTGGACAAACAGCAGCGCATCAAGGACCTGCTCTTCCCGGACGACATCCTGCCCGACGAGATCAGCAAGGCCGAACTGAACGACAACCTCGACGTCCTGGCCAAGCAGGACGGCGTTGCCCTGGTCTTCACCGACCGGATTTTATTCGCCCCGGGCGGGTCCGAGCTGTCCGACACGGGCAAATTCCTCATGGCCCGTCTGGTGCCGATGATGACCCAGACCGACGCGCCCATCAACGTGGCCGGGTACACCGACGCCTCGGACGCGACCCAGACCCCGCTCGAACTGTCCGGGGACCGCGCCCTGGCCGTGCTCGCCTTCCTGGTGGACAAGGGCGTGCACGACTCGCGATTCTCCCTGTCCGCCTACGGCGACGCCTTCCCGGTGATCAACGAACTGGGCCGGCCCGTGGCCTCGCCCAGGAACCGGCGGGTGGAGATACTGCTCAAGACCGCCCGGCCCATCGGCGGCTATTGA
- the topA gene encoding type I DNA topoisomerase, with the protein MPKDLIIVESPAKVKTISKFLGKDYMVDASVGHVRDLPTRDLGVDEENDFAPHYEIIQGKEDVVKRLKAAAKKADTVYLAPDPDREGEAIAWHVAELLRPVNDNIRRIQFNEITSRAVKEALAHAQDLNENLFDSQQARRILDRLVGYKISPILWKNVKRGISAGRVQSVALKILVEREKERRAFKADEYWPFKVLLAGGNPPPFWMDLHKLEGKAVKPGANHISTASEAEALQALLEQGAFTVDSVQEKQRKRQPLPPYITSTLQQDANRRMGYSAKRTMSIAQRLYEGVELGSRGTTALITYMRTDSVRIAKEAQEAAKELILEMFGADYYPSKTRNFKTKGGAQDAHEAIRPVDVAITPESVKSFLPAEQYKLYRLIWQRFVGSQMASATFWDTTVLVNAPQTVWRAKGERLLFAGFLAAMDKAGSEDDVELPKLHEGEVLQLNELKKEQKFTQPPPRYSEASLVKTLEELGIGRPSTYAAIISTLIDREYARLEEKRFVPTELGFTVSDQLSEHFQALMDVGFTAQMESLLDDVADGKKNWGELLRDFGGDFYPTLEKARTEMARSQQVTDINCDQCGKPMAIKFGKTGEFLGCTGFPTCRNIKNFTRDEEGHIHVVEREKPEDTGVICEKCGRPMAIKQSRRGEFLGCTGYPDCKSIVNFTRDEEGNIKVVESEKPEVVGVCPDCGGELLLKKARTGSRFIACSNYPDCTYAAPYSTGVPCPREGCTGELVEKSSRRGKIFYSCSEYPKCDYAVWNWPINEHCPKCDHPILVRKTTRDKGDHIACPKKGCDYTRPVDE; encoded by the coding sequence ATGCCGAAAGATTTGATCATCGTCGAGTCCCCCGCCAAGGTGAAGACCATCTCCAAGTTCCTGGGAAAGGACTACATGGTGGACGCCTCTGTGGGCCACGTGCGCGACCTGCCCACCCGCGACCTGGGCGTGGACGAGGAGAACGACTTCGCCCCGCACTATGAGATCATCCAGGGCAAGGAGGACGTGGTCAAGCGCCTCAAGGCCGCGGCCAAGAAGGCGGACACCGTCTATCTCGCGCCCGACCCGGACCGCGAGGGAGAGGCCATCGCCTGGCACGTGGCCGAGCTGCTCCGGCCGGTGAACGACAACATCCGGCGCATCCAGTTCAACGAGATCACCTCCCGGGCGGTCAAGGAGGCCCTGGCCCACGCCCAGGACCTGAACGAGAACCTGTTCGACTCCCAGCAGGCCCGGCGCATCCTGGACCGGCTGGTGGGCTACAAGATTTCGCCCATCCTGTGGAAGAACGTGAAGCGCGGTATCTCGGCCGGGCGCGTGCAGTCCGTGGCGCTCAAGATCCTGGTGGAGCGCGAAAAGGAGCGGCGCGCCTTCAAGGCGGACGAATACTGGCCGTTCAAGGTCCTCCTGGCGGGCGGAAACCCGCCGCCGTTCTGGATGGACCTGCACAAGCTCGAAGGCAAGGCGGTCAAGCCGGGGGCCAACCACATCTCCACCGCGAGCGAGGCCGAGGCCTTGCAGGCCCTGCTCGAACAGGGCGCGTTCACCGTGGACTCGGTGCAGGAAAAGCAGCGCAAGCGCCAGCCCCTGCCGCCGTACATCACCTCTACCCTGCAACAGGACGCCAACCGGCGCATGGGCTATTCGGCCAAGCGGACCATGTCCATCGCCCAGCGACTCTACGAGGGCGTCGAGCTCGGCAGCCGGGGCACCACCGCCCTGATCACCTACATGCGTACCGACTCCGTGCGCATCGCCAAGGAGGCCCAGGAAGCGGCCAAGGAGCTGATCCTGGAGATGTTCGGGGCGGACTACTATCCGTCCAAGACCCGGAATTTCAAGACCAAGGGCGGGGCCCAGGACGCGCATGAAGCCATCCGGCCGGTCGACGTGGCCATCACGCCCGAAAGCGTGAAGAGCTTCCTCCCGGCCGAGCAGTACAAGCTCTACCGGCTCATCTGGCAGCGGTTCGTAGGCTCGCAGATGGCCTCGGCCACCTTCTGGGACACCACCGTGCTGGTCAACGCCCCGCAGACCGTGTGGCGCGCCAAGGGCGAGCGGCTGCTCTTCGCCGGTTTCCTGGCGGCCATGGACAAGGCCGGTTCCGAGGACGACGTGGAGCTGCCCAAGCTGCATGAGGGAGAGGTCCTGCAACTCAACGAGCTGAAAAAGGAACAGAAGTTCACCCAGCCGCCGCCGCGCTACTCCGAAGCGTCGCTGGTCAAGACCCTGGAGGAGCTGGGCATCGGCCGGCCGTCCACCTACGCGGCCATTATCTCCACCCTGATCGACCGCGAGTACGCCCGGCTCGAGGAGAAGCGGTTCGTGCCCACCGAGCTGGGCTTCACCGTGTCCGACCAGCTGTCCGAGCACTTCCAGGCCCTCATGGATGTGGGCTTCACCGCCCAGATGGAGTCCCTGCTCGACGACGTGGCCGACGGCAAGAAGAACTGGGGGGAACTGCTCCGTGACTTCGGCGGCGACTTCTACCCCACCCTGGAAAAGGCGCGCACCGAGATGGCCCGGTCCCAGCAGGTCACGGACATCAACTGCGACCAGTGCGGCAAGCCCATGGCCATCAAGTTCGGCAAGACCGGCGAATTCCTGGGCTGCACCGGGTTCCCGACCTGCCGGAACATCAAGAACTTCACCCGCGACGAGGAAGGCCACATCCACGTGGTCGAGCGCGAAAAGCCCGAGGACACCGGGGTCATCTGCGAAAAGTGCGGCCGCCCCATGGCCATCAAGCAGTCCCGGCGCGGCGAGTTCCTGGGCTGCACCGGCTACCCGGACTGCAAGTCCATCGTCAACTTCACCCGCGACGAGGAAGGCAACATCAAGGTTGTGGAGTCGGAAAAGCCCGAGGTGGTCGGCGTCTGCCCGGACTGCGGCGGCGAACTGCTGCTCAAGAAGGCGCGCACCGGCTCGCGCTTCATCGCCTGCTCCAACTACCCGGACTGCACCTACGCCGCCCCGTACTCCACGGGCGTGCCCTGCCCGCGCGAAGGGTGCACCGGCGAACTGGTGGAGAAATCCTCGCGCCGGGGCAAGATATTCTACTCCTGCTCCGAATACCCCAAGTGTGACTACGCGGTCTGGAACTGGCCCATCAACGAGCACTGCCCCAAGTGCGACCATCCCATCCTCGTGCGCAAGACCACCAGGGACAAGGGCGACCACATCGCCTGCCCTAAGAAGGGCTGCGATTATACTCGTCCTGTGGACGAGTAG
- a CDS encoding OmpA/MotB family protein encodes MAKKKQKRNCEEMPLWMVTFADCMTLMLTFFILLVSMATIDQRRKLVALGSIIGTFGFNQAGYDTFSQKDTKKTVEPGPIDTGDLEPLQSLKWENVSQDINFSSSRFVQILSINASLLFGPDGYTLSPEGRATLDRFLPLLEQVKYPLLLAGHTSDLRDELGMNYQPGDDSRNPDLSWKLSLNRTLAIYRYLLDKGMSPDMLRVEGFGKYRPHYPPDTPENRARNRRVDIVLDKRSSRLSDRIVETMPVVPDRRDAMSVDGFEFDVSTPKELQ; translated from the coding sequence ATGGCCAAGAAGAAGCAAAAACGGAACTGCGAGGAGATGCCGCTGTGGATGGTCACGTTCGCGGACTGCATGACCCTCATGCTGACCTTCTTCATCCTGCTCGTGTCCATGGCCACCATCGACCAGCGGCGCAAGCTGGTGGCGCTCGGCTCCATCATCGGCACCTTCGGCTTCAACCAGGCCGGCTACGACACCTTCTCCCAGAAGGACACCAAAAAGACCGTGGAGCCCGGCCCCATCGACACCGGCGACCTGGAGCCGCTCCAGTCCCTGAAATGGGAGAACGTGAGCCAGGACATCAACTTTTCCTCCAGCCGCTTCGTCCAGATCCTGTCCATCAACGCGAGCCTGCTCTTCGGCCCGGACGGCTACACCCTGAGCCCCGAGGGGCGGGCCACCCTGGACCGCTTCCTGCCCCTGCTCGAACAGGTCAAGTACCCCCTGCTCCTGGCCGGGCACACCTCGGACCTGCGCGACGAGCTCGGCATGAACTACCAGCCCGGCGACGACAGCCGCAACCCGGACCTCTCCTGGAAGCTCTCCCTGAACCGGACCCTGGCCATCTACCGCTACCTGCTCGACAAGGGCATGAGCCCGGACATGCTCCGCGTGGAGGGGTTCGGCAAGTACCGGCCGCACTATCCGCCGGACACCCCGGAGAACCGGGCCCGCAACCGGCGGGTTGACATCGTCCTGGACAAGCGCTCCAGCCGCCTGAGCGACCGCATCGTCGAGACCATGCCCGTGGTGCCCGACCGCCGGGACGCCATGAGCGTGGACGGCTTCGAGTTCGACGTGTCCACGCCCAAGGAGCTGCAATAG